The genome window ATGGCGGCACTCTTCCTTATTGCCCTCACTTCCACCACATACGCTGGTGGTGTTGAGGAACCAATCCTCACGGCGCCGGTCTTCCCTCAGGTGGGTGATGAGTTCGTCTACGCAAGATTCACGTCCCAAAACAACCTGGACGCTGACAAGAGAAAGTGGGAAAAACACTATTCGGTGACAGAAGTGTCACCGAACGGCTTCACCATGGAAGCTGAGGGCAAATCCCGAAAGCGCTTCGATGGTAGCGGGAATCTTACCGAGTATCGAACAAAGAAAGGTAAGGTCACTTCCTACTCGCCACACACCTCAACTTTCCTTTACCCGATCCAAATCGGAGACACTCACAAAGTATCCTACACCAAGGATGACTCGGATGGAGAAGTACAGTTCAACCTTCTGGTTTCCGTCATCGGATGGGAAGATGTCACTGTCGCCGGCAAGACCTGGCGTGCGCTACACATCAAACACGAGGGTTCCTACACGTGGCAGGGCTATGTTGGCAAAACCAGTACTGATGAATGGCTTGCACCGGAAGCCCGGTGGCAATACATCCTCAAGGACTCCTTCTGGGAATGGACTGGTGGAAGTAAAGGAGTCATCATGGGGTTGGTTGGTATGAAACTGAAATAATTCAGACCTCCCAACTTCCGAAAACTAATCGGTCTTCACTCGTAAAGTGAAGACCGATTATTCTTTATTATAAGCTTCAAAGAGCCTGCTTAATCCAAAAGCTCAAGGCCGGCTCTGGCAAACGAATCCCCACTAAAGATCTCAAGCGCTTTCTCATACTGCTCACGCGACTCCTCAAGACGCCCTAAAAGCCGGTATGTATCCCCAAGCACACGGTGAGGGATGCTCATTCTATCTCTGTACCC of Candidatus Paceibacterota bacterium contains these proteins:
- a CDS encoding tetratricopeptide repeat protein gives rise to the protein MSIPHRVLGDTYRLLGRLEESREQYEKALEIFSGDSFARAGLELLD